One window from the genome of Pelecanus crispus isolate bPelCri1 chromosome 13, bPelCri1.pri, whole genome shotgun sequence encodes:
- the ZIC3 gene encoding zinc finger protein ZIC 3, with amino-acid sequence MTMLLDGGPQFPALGVGGFAAPRHHEMPGRDAAAAAAAGMGLGPFGDSSHAAAAFKLNAAPHDLAAGQSSAFTPQAPGYASALGHHHHHHHAGQVPSYGGAAAFNSTRDFLFRNRGSGIADAASGTAQHGLFGGSPGGLHGPGGIPDSPGYLLFPGLHEQSPSHTSPNGHVDNGQMHLGLRGDLFGRPDPYRAVSSPRTDPYAGAQFHNYNHMNMNMGMNVAAHHHHHHHHGPGAFFRYMRQPIKQELSCKWLDESQLSRPKKSCDRTFSTMHELVTHVTMEHVGGPEQNNHICYWDECPREGKSFKAKYKLVNHIRVHTGEKPFPCPFPGCGKIFARSENLKIHKRTHTGEKPFKCEFEGCDRRFANSSDRKKHMHVHTSDKPYICKVCDKSYTHPSSLRKHMKVHESQGSDSSPAASSGYESSTPPAVGSAGSKDSTKTPSAALQSNPGHNPGLPPNFNEWYV; translated from the exons ATGACGATGCTGCTGGACGGCGGGCCGCAGTTCCCGGCGCTGGGGGTGGGCGGCTTCGCGGCGCCCCGCCACCACGAGATGCCGGGCCGcgacgccgccgccgccgccgccgcgggcatGGGGCTGGGCCCCTTCGGGGACTCCTCgcacgccgccgccgccttcaaGCTGAACGCGGCCCCGCACGACCTCGCCGCCGGGCAGAGCTCGGCGTTCACGCCGCAGGCGCCGGGCTACGCCAGCGCCCtgggccaccaccaccaccaccaccacgccGGCCAGGTGCCCTCCtacggcggggccgccgccttCAACTCCACCCGCGACTTTCTCTTCCGCAACCGCGGCTCCGGCATCGCGGACGCCGCCTCCGGCACGGCGCAACACGGGCTTTTCGGCGGCTCCCCCGGCGGCTTGCACGGCCCCGGCGGCATCCCGGACAGCCCGGGCTACCTGCTCTTCCCGGGGCTCCACGAGCAGAGCCCGAGCCACACGTCCCCCAACGGGCATGTGGACAACGGGCAGATGCACCTGGGGCTGCGCGGGGACCTCTTCGGGCGGCCGGATCCCTACCGGGCCGTCTCCAGCCCCCGCACGGACCCTTACGCCGGCGCCCAGTTCCACAACTACAACCACATGAACATGAATATGGGCATGAACGTGGCggcccaccaccaccaccaccaccaccacggcCCCGGCGCTTTCTTTCGGTACATGCGCCAGCCCATCAAGCAAGAATTGTCCTGCAAGTGGCTCGACGAGAGCCAGCTCAGCCGGCCCAAGAAGAGCTGCGACCGGACTTTCAGCACCATGCACGAACTGGTGACCCATGTCACCATGGAGCACGTCGGGGGGCCGGAGCAGAACAACCACATCTGCTACTGGGACGAGTGTCCGCGGGAAGGCAAGTCCTTCAAGGCGAAATACAAACTGGTCAACCACATTCGGGTGCACACGGGGGAGaagcccttcccctgccccttcccggGCTGCGGCAAGATCTTTGCCCGCTCCGAGAACCTCAAGATTCACAAGCGGACGCACACAG GTGAGAAGCCCTTCAAGTGCGAGTTTGAGGGCTGCGACAGGCGCTTCGCCAACAGCAGCGACAGGAAGAAACACATGCACGTCCACACCTCGGACAAGCCCTACATCTGCAAGGTGTGCGACAAATCCTACACCCACCCCAGCTCACTTAGGAAACACATGAAG GTGCACGAATCCCAGGGGTCGGACTCTTCCCCTGCAGCCAGTTCGGGGTACGAGTCCTCCACCCCCCCTGCGGTGGGCTCCGCCGGCAGTAAGGACTCCACTAAAACGCCGTCGGCTGCCCTTCAGAGTAACCCCGGCCACAACCCTGGACTGCCCCCCAATTTTAATGAGTGGTATGTgtga